The nucleotide sequence ATCTACCAAGGCTCGTATATGCAACGTGCCCGAGCAGGCAGGCGTCCAAACACCCGCTTGTGAATGATAGTGACTGCTCAATGGAGGCAATGCTTATGAGGAGCTGGGATCAAATTACTTTGGCTTTGGCGCTGGGTTGTTTGGTGCTGCCGGCAGCGTCCCTGGTTCCCCTGACTCGGGCGCAGGCTGATCGCGTATGCGTCTATGGCGATAAGAATTTCAAGGGGAAATCCGAGTGCTGGTCAGGGAGCGAAGACTTACCTGACCTACGGCGACTGGGGTGGAACGATATGATTTCATCCATCCGCGTATTCGGTCGAGCGCGGGTGGTGATCTACAAAGACGTCAACTTTGGCGGCGAGTCGCTGGAAGTGGCGTCGGATGTGAGCGACTTGAAAAATCTGCCGGGCAACTGGAACGATCAAATCTCTTCGCTGCGCATCGTGGGCAGCGGCTACGGCGGATTCAATCAAGGAGGCGGCTATAATCCGCGGGACAATGTGCTGCCCGGTCAGGGAGCCAGCCAACTGCGCGGTCACGGCGTGTTTCAACTGCAAGGTCGCCGCAATGTGAACCTGCAGACCGCCGTTGTCGAGTTAGCTGCCGACGGCGATGCGCTACTGGAATTTCGCGGAGATGATACGCTGCGATTTTATGGGCGATGGCGGCGTGTTGGCTCAAACGTTGATTTGGACCTGAAACAAGCTGACGATAGGCGTCGTGTCACTGGCGATGGTCGAATTGAATACCGGCGTGGGCAGATTGCTCAGATTACGCTCAATGGCCGCAGCGAGCCCTGGGGCGATCCTTTTCGGCTCTCATTTAGCGTTCATGGAACGAGCGATGATCAGTCAGAGCAGTGGCGTCGGTCCGAATACATGACGTGGCGCGGCCGGGTAGATGACGAGATCGAAATCTTTGTCCGCGGCGATGAAGTGCGAGTGCGGACCATTGCCGGCAGGCCGCTACAGGGCGAACGTGTATCGTTTTCCAGTCCGCTACCCCGACGAGATATTCGCGTGGAGCTTCGTCAGATTCGTGGGCGTGGATCGGTGGAAATCATCCAGCAGCCCGAACGCTTCAACAATTACACGGCTGTGGTTCGCATTCGAGACAAGAGAGGCGGCGATGATGAATACGAGTTTGAATTGTCGTGGTGAGCGGATTGGGGCTGCTGGCACAAATCGGCACAGGCGCGGATGGGTTGCTAGGTAACGTGACAAAATTTTCGGGGCGTTTTTGGAGTGCTGCGATGTGTCGCAGCTTTGGCCGGAAAGCGGTGACACGTCACTGCACTCTGAAGACCGTGCTCACTTCATGCCCTTGACTTTGAAAAGCCCCGGCTCAACTCACTAGCCGCATGCGGCCGGCTGCACATTGGCGTATGGTGTGGCAGCGGCGCTCGGTTGTCGGGGCGTCTCTTGGCGTATGCTCACGTTGACAATTCAATAGCGACTGACGGGGTAGAGATGTGTAGATACCGATGGCGGGCGCTCTCAGGGTAAACGAATCCGCAAGCCGCTCTGCTGAGCAACCGGAGAAAGCATTGGTGGACGTCGCCGCCGTCTTTTTGATATACTTGCGCCTCGTTTTCAGCAAACATTACATGATGGGAAAGGTGGTTGCGTTTCAGTGTTGCAAGTTAACGCAAGCGTCTCTTGGGCGCATCGGCTGCAAGAGGCGTGATCGTTTCTGTGGGGAACGGTACGGTCTCGTTCTGTTCTCTTCCGGCATATACTGAGCTGCTGATCCTTCCGGGCGGCAGCTTGCCTCCGTGGCAAGCCGGCTGGTGGAGCCTGTCCCGGCAGGCTTAGCCAATTGAGCAAGCGACCGTACACGGTCAGGTGTGGGGAGTAGAATTTTGGCAACTGAGGTTAATCAGGGAGAAGCCCAGATGATCCAGCCCGCTGGCGGCAAGCCCGACACGTTCTGGCGGGTGGAAGGAAGCCTGCTGAATTTGAATGCCATCCACCCGGTTGGTTTCTTCACCTGGAATGCGCAACGATTCACCGAGCGTTGGGCGCGGCGCAGTGGAGTTGGGCTGGTTACCTTGTTGAGGCCGTTCCTTTATTCAACCAACCGCGTGTTGGCCACGCGCGTGTTGCACATGCTGCTGCGCGGCGTGAGTCGAGACCGACTCGACTTGCTTGGCGAAGAGTATTTCCACTATCGGTTGAAGCCTCGGTTGAATCAGCCGAGCGTAGACAAGATCAAGCAATTGCTCGCTTCGGGCAAATCTGTCGTGCTGGTCAGTCAGGGTCTGGAGCACATCATGCGGCCGCTGGCTCAGTATCTTGGCGCTCAGTATCTGATTGCCAACCGATTGGAATTTCGTGACGGACTGGCCACCGGCCGATTGCTCGATCCTGTGATTCGACCGCGCGGCGCCTATGCGCGGTTTGTGAGGAAAAAGGTGGATGGGCGCGTATCGGCCAAGAAACTAACGCGCCACCTGGGGATCACGCTTGATGAGCTGATGGGAGCCATTGTGCCGGCCAAAAGAGTCACGCACATGCCGGCCCGACCGATTGTCTTATTTGAAAAACGCGAGCGTCTCTCACAGCTCTCTGTGCGCCAATCGTTGGCCGGAAAGCAGCTTTTGCTCATCGGCGTCACCGGCTTCATCGGCAAAGTCTGGCTGGCCAAGGCGCTCAAAGACATTCCTACAATCGGCAGAATCTACTTGCTCATTCGTCGTCAGCGTTCGCTCAGCCCGCAGCGGCGCTTCCAGAAAATGGTCGAGGAATCGCCGGTGTTTGAATGGTTCCGGCAACGCTATGGCGCGGATTTAGCCGCATTTCTCAATGAGAAAATCGAAGTGGTTGAAGGCGACATCACACAGCCCGGACTCGGCCTCGACCCGCTGATGCACCAGCGATTGACCCGTGAATTGGATGTGATCATCAACAGTTCTGGGCTGACCGATTTTAATCCTGACCTGCGTGAAGCATTGGCGATCAATGTGGACGGCACGCTTCATCTACTGGATTTCTTCCGCCAGTGTGAACGCGCGGCACTCATGCACTTGTCCACCTGTTACGTTGTCGGTTATCGGGATGGACGTGTGCCGGAGCAGTTGATCGCCAATTACACGCCGTGGCCTATCGAAGGGTTTGATGCCGAGCGCGAGCGTCAATCGCTCTGGGCCTTAGTTCGGCGCATTGAAGCGGAAGCCGCCACGCCCGACGTCACCGAGCAGCTCCGCCAGCAAGCGCAGAGCAAAGCCGCCGAGGCCGATGACAGCAGCGACGCTGGCTTGGAAACGCGTCTGCGCCGTTATCGGCAGCGATGGATTAAGAATCAATTGATCGAAGCCGGCATGAAGCGGGCCAAAGAATTAGGCTGGCCCAATACCTACACGTTCACCAAGAGCATGGCTGAATCGTTGATCGCGACGCTGGGAGCTGACTTGCCTATTGCCGTTGTGCGACCCTCTATCGTGGAGACATCCATTCATGAGCCGTTCTGTGGCTGGAACGAAGGCGTCAACACGTCGGCGCCGATTTCCTATCTGCTAGGCACCTATTTCAGGCAACTACCCAGCAACGAACGTAAATACCTGGACATCATCCCGGTGGACCTGGTCTGTCGCGGCATGGTCTTGATTGCTGCGGCGCTGGTGCAACGCCGGCACGATCAGGTTTACCAGTTGGCCACGTCGGCGGTTAATCCCTGCGACATGGGGCGCTCTATTGAGCTAACGGCGTTGGCGCATCGGAAATTCTATCGCGCGCAGGAGGGGCTGGCTTATCGTATGCGCGCTCGATTTGAATCCATTCCTGTCTCCAAAGAGCGGTATCAGGCGCTCTCGGCGCCCGGTCAGAAGGCTGTCGTTCAGGCCATTCAAAAAATCAGCGCGCCGCTGCCGCTGAAGCGGCCTCCGTTGATCAACGTTGAACGCAATCTGGAGCGCGTTGCCAAGCTGATCGAGCTTTACGAGCCGTTCATTCTCGATAATCAACAGGTATTTAATACCGGCAACGTCGCCCTCTTGTCGCAGGCTCTTGTGCCAGAGGAGAAAGAGGATTTCCAGTATGATCCGTTTTCGATTGATTGGTGGGAGTACTGGATCAACATTCATATTCCGGCGCTGCGGCGCTGGTCGTATCCGATCATTGAAGGCCGGCCGGTCGAGAAAGCATCCGGTCAACACTCGGCTGTCAATCTTCAGTCATCGCCTTCTATGCTCGGCGCCAAATATCATGGATAAGGTAGAAGTGAGAACCGAGGTGTCGCTATTGCGAGTGTGGGCGATGTGGCTCGGCCAAATCTCGGCGGCATGCTGCATCGCAACGAACGCCACCAAGCGGGTTGCGAGTCTGGGCGATGTGGCTCGGCCAAATCTCATGGATAAAGTCGAAGCGCCATCCGATAGCTAAGTAGGTGGACAAAAGGTCCGGCAGATTTTGGTGGGACGGGACATTTTGGAGTGTGGTGACGTGTCACCGCTTTCCAGCCAAAGCTGCGACACGTCGCAGCACTCCAAAAACGCCCCGAACGTTTGTCACGGTACTTAGAGCGGATTGCGAATCAATCTACCCTGGGGCGCGCAGTTGCAGCGTGCATGAGCCCGCAAGGCGGCGCTCGCTGGGCAAAGGCAATTGAAAATCGCTATAGTGGCAGTTGTTACGAATCGCCGATGAAAGGCAAACTGCCAGAACTTTGAACGTGTTTCCGATGTCGTGCTTGGGCTTTCGGATTTTCAACATGTTTGGGATTTCGTGCTTGGGCTTTCGGATTTTCAACATGTTTGGGGTTTCGCGCTTGGGCTTTCGGATTTTCAACATGTTTGGGATTTCGTGTTTCGGATTTCGGATTTTTTAACATTATGGGGATTTTCATCACAGGAGTGACCGGTTACCTGGGCGCGCACACAGCGGCCAATTTGTTGCAGGGTTACCCTGACTCGCTGAACCTGCTGGTGCGGGCTCACGATCAACGTGAAGCTGAAGAGCGGTTGTGGCGGGCCATGCAGTTGCATCTGGACTTCGCTCAGTTCTACGAATTTCTGCGAAGGCGGATGAACATCTTTCTTGGCGATTTGACACAGCCACGCTTCGGTTTGTCAGAGAGCGAGTACCGGCGCTTGGTCAAGTCAACCGATTCGATTATTCATTGCGCTGCGTCGCTCAATCGCAAATCGGAGAAGAGCTGTTTGAACGTCAATTTGCGCGGCACACTGGAAGTCATCAAGTTGGCTCAGGCGACGCGCGATGATCATGGTCTGCGGCGACTGAGTCACATCAGCACGGTCGCTGTCGCTGGCCATCGCAGCAATGAAATCGTGCATGAAGATGAAGCGATTGATTGGGATCGCTCTGATTACGATCCGTATGCGCGCACCAAGAAATTCTGCGAGCACATGATCGAGCAGTTGCTGCCTGACGTGCCAGTAACGATCTTTCGTCCGAGCATTGTGCTGGGTGACAGCCGGTATGGCGAGACCACGCAGTTTGATATGGTGATCGCGTTTGTTTTTCTGGCCAGGCTCCCGTTGCTGCCGTTTCGTCCGAGTGATCGGCTCGACATCGTGCCGGTTGATTTTGTCGCTGAGGCGATTGCCACACTGCATCAGAAGGAGCAGCCGGCGCATCGGATTTACCATCTCTCATCGGGGCGGCGCTCGGAGACGTTCGATGAGTTAACCAGTGCGCTGGCGCGGGCGCAGGGCAAGCGAAAACCTATCTTCATGCCCAGTCTGGAGCGGCCGGTGACCGCGATGGTGAATTTTCTCTCCAATCGCCGTTGGCCGCTGGTTCGGCAGTATGCCTCGCTGTTGAAGGTCTTCCTTCCATACTTGGTTTGGAATACGGTCTTTGATAACTCACGCATCGTTGCTGAGCTGGGCCGCGAGCCGGCGCCTTTTTCGAGCTATTGCTATCCGCTGATGAAATTCGCTCGCAGGAACCGGTTTACCTATCCCTACAAGCCATGGCCGAATTTGGCCAAGGAGGCAGCGCGATGAGCATGGATGTCGTCTTGCAAGCGTGGGTCGCCGGCATCATCGAACTCTCCAAGTTGAAATGGATGCTCGGCCACGGACGCCGCTGGACGCCAGGCGAAAAGCTTAAACTCTTCTTCACCGGCTACAACGGCACGCGCAACACCGGCGCTGATGTGCGCGTCGAGGAGATGCTACGGCAGTTGCGACACGTCCTCGGACCGCAGCACGTTGAATTCAGCGTGCTGACGCAGAATTTTGATTTGACGCGCGGCTACTTCTCTGGAACCCGGCAGGTCTATCTGCCCGATGTGTTTCCGCCGATGTTGTACCGCGAAGTGCCTCAGTATGACGGTGTCGTTGCCTGCGAAGGGTCCATGTTCAAGAGTAAATTTGCCAACGCGCTGACCACCATGATGGTGGGCGCATTGGGCATCGCCTCGGCGCACAACAAGTTGTCGGTCGGCTATGGCGCTGAAGCTGGTTACATGGACCCGTTGGTGGCGCGCATGGTGGCTCGCTATTGTCGTCACTCATTGATTATCACGCGCAACGAAGAATCTATGGCCGTGCTCAATAAGCTGGGCGTGCTGACCGAACTGGGCACAGATACGGCGTGGACGTTCGAGCCGCATGGGCCGGATTACGGAAACAAAATCCTACGTCAACTTGGATGGGACGAGCGCGCGCCGGTGCTGATCGTCTGCCCGATCAATCCGTTCTGGTGGCCGGTGAAAGCATCGGTGATGAAGTACCTGGCTTACACGGTGGCCGGCGCGTTCAAAGAGAGTCACTATCGCACGATTTACTTTCATCACGCAGGGCCATCGGTGACGCGCGCCTACAATCACTATTTGACGGCGATGTCAAAGGCGGTCGCCGCCTTCCGCAAAGAGCAGAATGTCTTCACCGTGCTGGTAGCGATGGAGGCCCTGGACACCAAGGCGTGCCGACAGATGGCTGATCAATTGGGCGGTGTGCCGGTGTTGACGTCGCTCGATTACGATATGTATCAGTTGGTGAGTATCCTGCGCTGCGCTCATCTGATGGTCTCATCACGGTATCATGGGATTGTCTGCTCGATGCCGGCGTTGGTTGCATCGGCAGGTGTCACGATGGACGAGCGCATCCGCAATCTGATGCGCGAGCGTGGCCATGAGCATTTACTGCTCGATGTGGACGATCCTCAACTCGAAGAGAAACTGCTTGCCGTGATGAGAACCTTGTTCAACGAGCGGGAGTCTGTTCGTCAGGGCATTGGTCAGACAGTCGCCAGAAACCTTAAACTGATGGCGCGCATGGGCGTCTATTTCGAGCAGCATGTGCAGCGGCGCTTCCCTGAATTTCCTATCCGGACGGGCATCCTCAGTTGGGAAGATTATCTGCCGCCGCTCAGCCCAACGTTGCGCAAGCTGGTTGAAACGTATGGCGACGCGCCACTGGCGATGAGACATGGAGCAACCTGAGCAACTTATGAATTTCGTTGAGCAGATTTTTCAGCGTTTGCATGAGACGCCGCAGCGGCCTGTCCTGCAGGAAGTGCGGGACGGCGAGATCACCGGCGCCACATGCGCTGAGTTATTGGCGGCAGTCCGCGCAGCGCGCGCATGTTTCAAAGCAGCAGGATTGAACAAAGGCGACCGCTGCGCTGTGCTAGCTGCCAATAGTATTCAATGGGCGGCTGTGGACCTGGCGCTGATGGCCGAAGGGATTATCGTTGTGCCGCTCTATGCGCGACAAGCGCCCAATGAGCTGGTCGGCATGATGAAGGATGCCGGCGTCTCGCTGATTTGCTGCGGTGACACATCGCTGCGCCAGGCGATTCATGAACATTGGCCTGATTCGCCCCCGACCTATTTATTTGAGCAGATTTTCGCTTCAACGGGCGAGGCTGGTGACGGCGAGGTTGCCCCAGTGGCATTAAACGAGTCGGATCCAGTCACGATCATTTACACCTCTGGCACGTCGGGCGAGCCTAAAGGCGTTGTGCTCACGGTGGGGAACGTCACCTACATGCTCGGCTGTACGAACGCGCGACTCGATGTCTTGATGGGGGAGACGACGGAACCCGATCAGGTCTTTCATTACTTACCATTTTGCTTTGCCGGCTCGTGGATTCTGTTGCTCACATGCTTGACGCGCAACAGCGTGTTGACGCTTTCAACCGACCTGAACAAGCTGGCCGAGGAATGGAAAGTTGCGGCTCCGCACTATTGCCTCAACGTGCCGATCTTGTTGGAACGCATGCGCGCAGGCATCGAAGACCAATTCCACCAACGGGGTGGGCTGTTGCTCAGGCTCTATCAGAAAGGCAAAGCTGTGTGGTTCCGACGCAATGCGCGAACAGAGGTTGTCTCTGAAGAGAC is from Blastocatellia bacterium and encodes:
- a CDS encoding SDR family oxidoreductase, translated to MGIFITGVTGYLGAHTAANLLQGYPDSLNLLVRAHDQREAEERLWRAMQLHLDFAQFYEFLRRRMNIFLGDLTQPRFGLSESEYRRLVKSTDSIIHCAASLNRKSEKSCLNVNLRGTLEVIKLAQATRDDHGLRRLSHISTVAVAGHRSNEIVHEDEAIDWDRSDYDPYARTKKFCEHMIEQLLPDVPVTIFRPSIVLGDSRYGETTQFDMVIAFVFLARLPLLPFRPSDRLDIVPVDFVAEAIATLHQKEQPAHRIYHLSSGRRSETFDELTSALARAQGKRKPIFMPSLERPVTAMVNFLSNRRWPLVRQYASLLKVFLPYLVWNTVFDNSRIVAELGREPAPFSSYCYPLMKFARRNRFTYPYKPWPNLAKEAAR
- a CDS encoding polysaccharide pyruvyl transferase family protein, whose product is MSMDVVLQAWVAGIIELSKLKWMLGHGRRWTPGEKLKLFFTGYNGTRNTGADVRVEEMLRQLRHVLGPQHVEFSVLTQNFDLTRGYFSGTRQVYLPDVFPPMLYREVPQYDGVVACEGSMFKSKFANALTTMMVGALGIASAHNKLSVGYGAEAGYMDPLVARMVARYCRHSLIITRNEESMAVLNKLGVLTELGTDTAWTFEPHGPDYGNKILRQLGWDERAPVLIVCPINPFWWPVKASVMKYLAYTVAGAFKESHYRTIYFHHAGPSVTRAYNHYLTAMSKAVAAFRKEQNVFTVLVAMEALDTKACRQMADQLGGVPVLTSLDYDMYQLVSILRCAHLMVSSRYHGIVCSMPALVASAGVTMDERIRNLMRERGHEHLLLDVDDPQLEEKLLAVMRTLFNERESVRQGIGQTVARNLKLMARMGVYFEQHVQRRFPEFPIRTGILSWEDYLPPLSPTLRKLVETYGDAPLAMRHGAT
- a CDS encoding AMP-binding protein encodes the protein MEQPEQLMNFVEQIFQRLHETPQRPVLQEVRDGEITGATCAELLAAVRAARACFKAAGLNKGDRCAVLAANSIQWAAVDLALMAEGIIVVPLYARQAPNELVGMMKDAGVSLICCGDTSLRQAIHEHWPDSPPTYLFEQIFASTGEAGDGEVAPVALNESDPVTIIYTSGTSGEPKGVVLTVGNVTYMLGCTNARLDVLMGETTEPDQVFHYLPFCFAGSWILLLTCLTRNSVLTLSTDLNKLAEEWKVAAPHYCLNVPILLERMRAGIEDQFHQRGGLLLRLYQKGKAVWFRRNARTEVVSEETDSPLDSLWLFLANSLIFPAVKKRLGPRLKALICGSAPLAKETQLFFMMLGIPVLQVYGLTETTAICTMDHPYKVEPGRVGPAIPGIEMKLGDGDEILVRGPNIFAGYWNKPDATAQAFTDGWFRTGDQGEVDNGNWRIIGRVKHVIVLSSGHNVPPEPIEDMIIRQIPGAQQVVLVGHGRSFLAALITGNVTHQQVEAALHVVNQQLPHYKRIRAFHIEREPFTVESGLLTANGKLKREAIAARFSEQIEDLYRAKKA
- a CDS encoding SDR family oxidoreductase, with translation MIQPAGGKPDTFWRVEGSLLNLNAIHPVGFFTWNAQRFTERWARRSGVGLVTLLRPFLYSTNRVLATRVLHMLLRGVSRDRLDLLGEEYFHYRLKPRLNQPSVDKIKQLLASGKSVVLVSQGLEHIMRPLAQYLGAQYLIANRLEFRDGLATGRLLDPVIRPRGAYARFVRKKVDGRVSAKKLTRHLGITLDELMGAIVPAKRVTHMPARPIVLFEKRERLSQLSVRQSLAGKQLLLIGVTGFIGKVWLAKALKDIPTIGRIYLLIRRQRSLSPQRRFQKMVEESPVFEWFRQRYGADLAAFLNEKIEVVEGDITQPGLGLDPLMHQRLTRELDVIINSSGLTDFNPDLREALAINVDGTLHLLDFFRQCERAALMHLSTCYVVGYRDGRVPEQLIANYTPWPIEGFDAERERQSLWALVRRIEAEAATPDVTEQLRQQAQSKAAEADDSSDAGLETRLRRYRQRWIKNQLIEAGMKRAKELGWPNTYTFTKSMAESLIATLGADLPIAVVRPSIVETSIHEPFCGWNEGVNTSAPISYLLGTYFRQLPSNERKYLDIIPVDLVCRGMVLIAAALVQRRHDQVYQLATSAVNPCDMGRSIELTALAHRKFYRAQEGLAYRMRARFESIPVSKERYQALSAPGQKAVVQAIQKISAPLPLKRPPLINVERNLERVAKLIELYEPFILDNQQVFNTGNVALLSQALVPEEKEDFQYDPFSIDWWEYWINIHIPALRRWSYPIIEGRPVEKASGQHSAVNLQSSPSMLGAKYHG
- a CDS encoding peptidase inhibitor family I36 protein, translating into MRSWDQITLALALGCLVLPAASLVPLTRAQADRVCVYGDKNFKGKSECWSGSEDLPDLRRLGWNDMISSIRVFGRARVVIYKDVNFGGESLEVASDVSDLKNLPGNWNDQISSLRIVGSGYGGFNQGGGYNPRDNVLPGQGASQLRGHGVFQLQGRRNVNLQTAVVELAADGDALLEFRGDDTLRFYGRWRRVGSNVDLDLKQADDRRRVTGDGRIEYRRGQIAQITLNGRSEPWGDPFRLSFSVHGTSDDQSEQWRRSEYMTWRGRVDDEIEIFVRGDEVRVRTIAGRPLQGERVSFSSPLPRRDIRVELRQIRGRGSVEIIQQPERFNNYTAVVRIRDKRGGDDEYEFELSW